In the genome of Pelobacter seleniigenes DSM 18267, one region contains:
- a CDS encoding alcohol dehydrogenase catalytic domain-containing protein, whose translation MKAAVLTTQPAIQIKEVQRPQIKAGEVLVAAELAGICGSDGSIFHGKYDKPCPIIPGHEAVDRVLATGSVANRFEFGQRVTIHPNYSCGECALYQQGLRNICSANRTIAVRADLPGAVTDNA comes from the coding sequence ATGAAGGCAGCGGTCTTAACCACTCAGCCGGCCATTCAAATCAAAGAAGTCCAACGGCCCCAGATCAAGGCAGGTGAAGTCCTCGTCGCGGCCGAATTAGCCGGCATATGCGGCTCGGACGGGTCTATCTTCCACGGCAAATATGACAAGCCCTGCCCCATTATTCCAGGCCATGAAGCCGTCGACAGAGTGCTTGCAACCGGATCCGTCGCAAACAGATTCGAGTTTGGGCAAAGGGTGACCATTCATCCCAACTACTCCTGTGGCGAATGTGCTCTCTATCAACAGGGCCTGCGCAACATCTGTTCTGCAAACCGAACCATTGCCGTCCGGGCTGATCTCCCTGGAGCAGTTACAGACAACGCTTGA
- a CDS encoding ABC transporter substrate-binding protein codes for MKAAAFLTLIVGAVSLFLLPSCERKEPIKIGFIGGLSGRVADLGVGGRNGVQLAVEKVNAGGGIGGRLIELVVKDDQQNPATARQAVTDLLDQKVELIIGPMTSAMAMAVLPQINKARTVLLSPTVTTTELFGIDDFFVRVTATTREYAAKSARYQFQQRGAKTVAAIYDRSNLAYTASWLDDFRTTFEGLGGKLVDIRPFDSGQDTVFLPLAKDLVTANADLVLIIANAMDAALICQQVNKLAPGQKIAMSEWASTERFIELAGKASEDVVVSQFMDTTDRSQAFIDFQAAYLERFHHPIGFAALAGYDAAQVALAAIKARADGESLKDTILRKRRFQGVQQEFEIDRFGDSERKVIISVIRNYHFAKLE; via the coding sequence ATGAAAGCAGCCGCGTTTCTGACTTTGATCGTAGGGGCGGTGAGCCTGTTTCTGCTGCCTTCATGTGAGCGGAAGGAGCCGATCAAGATCGGTTTTATCGGGGGGCTTTCCGGCCGGGTTGCCGATTTGGGTGTCGGTGGCCGCAACGGCGTTCAACTGGCGGTGGAGAAGGTCAATGCGGGAGGAGGTATTGGCGGCAGATTGATTGAGCTGGTGGTGAAAGATGATCAGCAGAATCCAGCGACGGCGAGGCAGGCTGTCACCGATTTGCTCGACCAAAAGGTCGAACTGATCATCGGCCCGATGACCAGCGCCATGGCCATGGCGGTCTTGCCGCAGATAAACAAGGCCCGGACAGTCCTGCTCAGCCCCACGGTGACCACGACGGAGCTGTTCGGGATCGATGATTTTTTTGTGCGGGTGACCGCCACCACCCGGGAGTATGCCGCGAAAAGTGCCCGCTACCAGTTTCAGCAGCGAGGGGCCAAGACGGTCGCGGCCATTTATGACCGCAGCAATCTTGCTTACACGGCAAGCTGGCTGGACGATTTTCGGACGACGTTTGAAGGCCTGGGCGGCAAGCTGGTCGATATCCGGCCCTTTGACTCGGGGCAGGACACGGTTTTTTTACCGTTGGCGAAGGATCTGGTGACTGCTAACGCCGATCTGGTGCTGATTATCGCCAATGCCATGGATGCCGCGCTGATCTGCCAGCAGGTGAATAAGCTCGCTCCTGGCCAGAAAATCGCCATGTCCGAGTGGGCTTCGACGGAACGTTTTATCGAACTGGCGGGCAAAGCTTCCGAAGACGTTGTGGTTTCCCAATTCATGGATACCACGGATCGTTCCCAGGCCTTTATTGATTTTCAGGCCGCCTATCTTGAGCGTTTCCACCACCCGATCGGTTTTGCCGCCCTTGCCGGGTATGATGCTGCCCAGGTGGCCCTTGCCGCCATCAAAGCGCGTGCTGACGGGGAATCTTTAAAAGATACCATCTTGAGAAAAAGACGGTTTCAAGGGGTTCAGCAAGAGTTTGAAATTGATCGTTTCGGAGATTCAGAACGGAAAGTCATTATTTCCGTGATCCGTAATTATCACTTTGCCAAGCTGGAGTAG
- a CDS encoding DsrE family protein, whose protein sequence is MITRQQLRHALVMFIAITIFSGIMPTHAGAQGYENSLHGVNSFTAVYDVSQGNPRAAEAVFWAVRNSYENASVNKLATPPQVAVVFRGPAAKLLSTERNTVDPDQQEAVDKFQATLRQMKKAGVTLEVCLYAVKLAGLDKAKLMPEINQVDNGFVSIIGYQMQGYAVVHIP, encoded by the coding sequence ATGATCACCCGTCAACAGCTGCGCCACGCCCTGGTCATGTTCATAGCTATCACGATTTTTTCCGGGATCATGCCGACACATGCCGGAGCGCAGGGTTATGAAAACTCCCTGCACGGTGTCAACAGCTTCACGGCCGTGTATGATGTCAGCCAAGGGAATCCGCGTGCTGCCGAAGCGGTTTTTTGGGCGGTCAGGAATTCCTATGAGAATGCGTCAGTCAATAAATTGGCAACACCGCCACAGGTTGCCGTCGTCTTCCGCGGGCCGGCCGCAAAACTGCTCTCCACCGAGCGTAATACCGTTGACCCCGACCAGCAGGAAGCCGTGGATAAATTCCAGGCAACGCTCCGACAGATGAAAAAGGCAGGCGTGACCCTGGAGGTTTGCTTGTATGCTGTCAAACTTGCGGGCCTGGACAAGGCTAAGCTTATGCCGGAGATCAACCAGGTCGACAACGGTTTCGTCTCCATCATCGGCTATCAGATGCAGGGATATGCGGTCGTCCATATCCCCTGA
- a CDS encoding PilZ domain-containing protein, translated as MARNRLYCIIGGDITKADLEGFFTDVRFGVADLKPGFGVITDLTNCHLSHLAAIPTFRRVMHYLAGSNVGKVIRVVNTKNLIYQQAINLASRLPGYSSVYVKTMAEAEEFLDGACQRDGLRYILLDKSIELRTESGSLSGTIINISVSGCAIKWLETPPVVGQAGTVAFTLADKKSAQRDFEIEARVVRLFEDGFAVAYQNITDADKSDLQKCLVQESKLDVSSDRLMEKIFSPPAA; from the coding sequence ATGGCACGAAACCGGTTATACTGCATCATCGGCGGCGACATCACCAAGGCTGATCTGGAGGGTTTTTTTACCGATGTGCGCTTCGGGGTCGCGGATCTCAAGCCAGGCTTCGGGGTTATCACGGATCTTACCAACTGTCATCTTAGCCATCTGGCGGCTATTCCCACTTTCCGCAGGGTGATGCATTACCTTGCCGGCAGCAATGTCGGAAAAGTCATCCGGGTCGTTAATACCAAGAACCTGATTTATCAGCAGGCCATCAATCTTGCCTCCCGCCTGCCCGGGTACAGCAGTGTTTATGTCAAGACGATGGCGGAGGCCGAAGAGTTTCTGGATGGGGCCTGTCAACGGGATGGTCTCCGTTATATATTGCTGGACAAATCGATCGAGCTGCGTACGGAGAGTGGCTCTTTGAGCGGGACAATCATCAATATTTCCGTGAGCGGCTGTGCGATAAAATGGTTGGAAACGCCTCCCGTTGTCGGGCAGGCGGGGACGGTGGCGTTCACCTTGGCCGATAAAAAATCGGCGCAGAGGGATTTTGAAATCGAGGCGCGGGTTGTTCGCTTGTTTGAGGACGGCTTCGCTGTCGCCTATCAGAATATCACCGATGCTGATAAAAGTGATTTGCAGAAGTGTCTGGTGCAGGAATCAAAACTTGACGTCTCGTCCGATCGCCTCATGGAAAAGATTTTTTCTCCGCCGGCAGCTTAA
- a CDS encoding branched-chain amino acid ABC transporter permease, giving the protein MKLLTDQSPFHKIATLLIIAGLLALPLVVSNPSVMQIFILIIFYAYLTSCWNFVGGFAGVLPLGHSAFVGIGAYTSTTLYLTYGVSPWFGMLVGGVLAAIMGILIGLPTLKLRGAYFALATIAFGEATRVLVENVEKIGPFEIRGPKGLLINLAGNSLADFQFSSKAPYYYIILFMLLLVLLLTFVMMNSKVGYYLAAGGEEPEAAEALGIKVSKYKLIAMAISCFLTALGGTFYAQLVLYFYPKSILGLDLSYEIAFIALIGGRGTILGPILGALLLRPVGELTRIYLSDSLPGLHLIIFGLVLIIVMRYQPKGLVEPVSRWFNRLARRVDQGDNNRKQEEDCHGVADS; this is encoded by the coding sequence ATGAAACTGCTTACAGACCAGTCACCATTCCATAAAATAGCGACCCTGCTGATTATCGCCGGCCTGCTGGCCCTGCCGCTGGTGGTCAGTAATCCGTCGGTGATGCAGATCTTTATCCTGATCATCTTTTACGCCTACCTGACCTCATGCTGGAACTTTGTCGGCGGGTTTGCCGGGGTGCTGCCGTTGGGGCACTCGGCCTTTGTCGGGATCGGCGCCTACACTTCGACCACCCTCTACCTGACCTATGGGGTCAGCCCCTGGTTCGGTATGCTGGTCGGCGGGGTGCTGGCGGCGATCATGGGGATTCTCATCGGTCTGCCGACTCTCAAGTTGCGCGGCGCCTACTTTGCCCTGGCGACCATCGCCTTTGGTGAAGCGACTCGGGTGCTGGTGGAAAACGTCGAGAAGATCGGGCCTTTCGAAATCCGCGGGCCGAAAGGGTTGCTCATCAACCTGGCCGGCAATTCCCTGGCGGATTTTCAGTTTTCGAGCAAAGCACCCTATTACTACATTATTCTGTTCATGCTGCTGCTGGTGCTGTTACTGACCTTCGTCATGATGAATTCCAAGGTCGGCTACTACCTGGCCGCCGGTGGCGAAGAGCCGGAAGCGGCCGAGGCCTTGGGGATCAAGGTGTCCAAATACAAACTGATCGCCATGGCGATCAGCTGCTTCCTGACCGCCCTGGGCGGAACCTTTTACGCCCAACTGGTGCTGTACTTTTATCCCAAATCGATCCTCGGTCTCGATCTGTCCTATGAAATTGCCTTCATCGCTCTGATCGGCGGGCGTGGCACCATTCTTGGGCCGATCCTCGGCGCGTTGCTGCTGCGCCCGGTCGGGGAACTGACCCGGATCTATCTGTCCGATTCCCTGCCCGGGCTGCATCTGATTATCTTCGGACTGGTGCTGATCATTGTCATGCGCTATCAGCCCAAAGGCCTGGTGGAGCCGGTGTCACGTTGGTTCAACCGGCTGGCGAGGCGGGTTGACCAGGGGGACAACAATCGCAAGCAAGAGGAGGACTGTCATGGCGTTGCTGACAGTTGA
- a CDS encoding tripartite tricarboxylate transporter TctB family protein, producing MTEHGQDGSIISDHERPKGEYKMMLVLFIISAALFGDSLYSEGFFQGVSAGPGSIPQLAGAMTLLMIAGLAIQFFRKGYKEGTFADLMHHLFDREVVILLVTLTIYGFIVETIHFVPATFLFLVVTMYLLEPKKLLLKIVVSAGVLAVLYLIFSTLFQVVLP from the coding sequence ATGACCGAACATGGACAAGACGGCTCGATAATCTCTGATCACGAACGCCCCAAAGGCGAGTATAAAATGATGCTGGTGCTGTTTATTATCAGCGCGGCATTGTTCGGTGATTCGTTATACAGCGAAGGATTTTTCCAGGGGGTGAGTGCAGGGCCGGGCAGTATCCCTCAGCTTGCCGGAGCGATGACTTTGCTGATGATTGCCGGGCTGGCCATCCAATTTTTCCGCAAAGGCTACAAGGAGGGGACTTTTGCTGATCTGATGCATCACCTGTTTGATCGCGAAGTCGTTATCCTGCTGGTAACCCTCACCATTTACGGCTTCATTGTCGAGACTATTCATTTTGTCCCCGCAACATTTTTATTCCTCGTCGTCACCATGTATCTGCTTGAACCGAAGAAACTGCTGCTGAAAATCGTGGTTTCGGCCGGGGTTCTTGCTGTTCTGTATCTGATATTTTCAACTTTGTTCCAGGTCGTTCTGCCGTAA
- a CDS encoding DUF2164 domain-containing protein — protein sequence MKIELHEQRRKLLTDKIQAYFRTEFDDPIGELKAELLIDFFVEQLGPQIYNQAIADAQTFIQDKLIDLDNILFIPE from the coding sequence ATGAAAATCGAACTGCATGAACAACGCCGGAAGCTTTTGACAGACAAGATCCAGGCCTATTTCCGTACTGAATTCGACGACCCGATTGGCGAATTGAAGGCGGAGCTGCTGATCGATTTTTTCGTGGAACAGCTTGGCCCGCAAATCTACAACCAAGCGATTGCTGATGCCCAGACCTTCATTCAGGACAAACTGATCGATCTGGACAACATCCTGTTCATCCCGGAATAG
- a CDS encoding PAS domain S-box protein produces the protein MASHSLRRILAGYLLVAIFLPSVVLVVFGGIWIPPQVRADIEQRQAELARAVSKQVDSYLQEGTSMVQLAAAMHRDFDAGSGHWRQLDYLLDTTKSINSIYLIDADGTVIDVALKGEGKKHRQDLAALDLSANPLFRELAQDGHPHWSKTFLSVIHGGLVSAYGLRRDGVTFIGEVDLDFLTRFLRQISQSDDSLIFLVDHYGQIVADNNGIYTAQQHNVANLQLVKSSIATEGQVTGLFRFAGRDMIGTVLPIPGVDWHILVARPTAVAYRTIWNLAKIVFSGVVAAFVAGLLASFLLSRKLALRFAALTDHARKVAKGDQGGEWPGSSIDEINRLSENLQEMARRIQDSELLYRSLFEQLPDGVVLFEQDSLKPFQFNAAACSQLGYSREEFAKLSVPDFFVAGAATDAERYRAILRKEGRVRFEAVHRSKTGERRHIFVSLQRIELQAQQPLILAIHHDVTDLKMAETERKNTHLLLDTFMKYSPVYTFIKEVTQTESRVLRASDNCKEVFGLSSAEVVGKTMPELLPAEVAAKVTADDWLVVSENRVLELEEEYQGRTYTSIKFPIPQESGNLLAGYNIDITDRIEAEKNRLQLEKQLLHAQKLESLGVLAGGIAHDFNNILMAITGNTEMALRRIQKNASPVDHLERIKQAADRAAALIRQLLDYTGKGQFRAETLDLNHLLEDSLNILEVSIGKKAELRVDLQRPLPLISADAAQIRQIIMNLVINAAEAIGDAGGVISMTTASLYCDKAELASDLIDAEPQAGDYVSLEVADSGCGMDALTMSKLFDPFFSTKFTGRGLGLAAVLGIIRSHRGVINVTSAPGEGTLFRVLLPVAEKLPLLRSGPVRQADWQGRGKVLLVDDEEAIRNIGAEMLRELGFSVLTCNDGKEALQTYRREEDIDFVILDLTMPKMGGEQCLQELKKINENVKVIISSGYNELAIARKLADHRAGAFLQKPYLLESLSESIRNLLG, from the coding sequence ATGGCCAGCCATTCCTTGCGCAGGATCCTGGCCGGCTATCTGCTGGTCGCCATCTTCCTGCCTTCCGTCGTTCTGGTGGTTTTTGGAGGCATCTGGATTCCTCCCCAGGTTCGTGCCGATATTGAACAGCGCCAGGCCGAATTGGCCCGGGCGGTGAGCAAGCAGGTGGACAGTTATCTGCAGGAAGGCACCTCCATGGTTCAGCTGGCCGCAGCCATGCATCGGGATTTTGACGCGGGCTCCGGGCACTGGCGGCAGTTGGACTATCTGCTTGATACGACGAAGAGCATCAACAGCATTTATCTGATTGATGCGGACGGAACGGTCATTGACGTGGCTCTGAAAGGGGAAGGAAAAAAACACCGCCAGGACCTGGCTGCCCTCGATCTTTCGGCCAATCCACTGTTCCGTGAATTGGCGCAGGACGGTCACCCGCATTGGTCGAAAACCTTTCTTTCCGTTATCCACGGTGGACTGGTTTCCGCTTATGGCCTGCGCAGGGACGGGGTGACCTTTATCGGCGAAGTCGATTTGGATTTTCTCACCCGATTCCTGCGCCAAATCAGTCAGAGTGACGATAGTCTGATTTTTCTGGTCGATCATTACGGTCAGATCGTCGCGGATAATAACGGGATCTATACCGCGCAGCAGCACAACGTTGCCAATCTGCAGCTGGTGAAATCCAGCATCGCTACTGAAGGCCAGGTGACCGGACTGTTCAGGTTTGCTGGCAGAGACATGATCGGCACCGTGCTCCCGATTCCCGGAGTCGATTGGCATATTCTGGTCGCCAGGCCGACGGCGGTCGCTTATCGCACCATCTGGAACCTCGCCAAAATAGTGTTCAGCGGGGTGGTTGCCGCTTTTGTGGCCGGGTTGCTGGCGTCGTTTCTGCTCTCTCGCAAACTGGCCCTGCGCTTCGCGGCATTGACCGATCATGCCCGGAAAGTGGCAAAAGGGGATCAAGGCGGAGAGTGGCCTGGTTCTTCCATCGATGAGATCAACCGCCTGTCGGAAAACCTGCAAGAAATGGCCCGCCGCATCCAGGACTCGGAGCTGCTCTACCGGTCTCTGTTCGAGCAGTTGCCCGATGGGGTGGTCCTGTTTGAGCAGGACAGCCTCAAACCGTTTCAGTTTAATGCCGCCGCTTGCAGCCAGTTAGGGTACAGCCGTGAGGAATTCGCCAAATTGTCGGTGCCGGACTTTTTTGTGGCTGGTGCTGCGACCGATGCTGAGCGCTATCGGGCCATTCTGCGCAAAGAGGGCAGGGTGCGTTTTGAAGCGGTGCATCGGAGCAAGACCGGGGAACGACGGCATATCTTTGTGTCTCTGCAGCGGATCGAACTGCAGGCCCAGCAACCGTTGATCCTGGCCATTCATCATGATGTCACCGATTTGAAAATGGCGGAAACCGAGCGGAAAAACACCCATCTTCTCCTCGATACATTCATGAAATATTCCCCTGTCTACACCTTTATCAAGGAAGTGACTCAGACCGAAAGTCGGGTTTTGCGCGCCAGCGATAACTGCAAAGAAGTGTTTGGGTTGAGCAGCGCCGAGGTGGTCGGGAAAACCATGCCCGAACTGCTGCCGGCGGAGGTGGCGGCCAAGGTGACCGCGGACGATTGGCTGGTTGTTTCTGAAAACAGGGTCCTTGAGCTTGAAGAAGAATATCAGGGGCGGACCTACACCTCCATCAAATTTCCTATTCCCCAGGAATCGGGTAACCTGCTGGCGGGATATAATATCGATATTACTGATCGGATCGAGGCGGAAAAAAACCGCCTGCAGCTGGAAAAACAGCTACTGCATGCGCAGAAACTGGAAAGCCTCGGGGTGCTGGCCGGAGGGATTGCCCATGATTTCAACAATATCCTGATGGCAATCACCGGTAACACCGAGATGGCGTTGCGGCGGATTCAGAAAAATGCTTCACCGGTTGACCATTTAGAGCGCATCAAGCAGGCTGCCGACCGAGCCGCCGCGTTGATTCGGCAGCTGCTGGATTATACCGGGAAGGGGCAATTCCGGGCGGAAACTCTGGACCTGAATCATCTGCTGGAAGACAGTTTGAACATCCTTGAGGTTTCCATCGGCAAAAAAGCCGAGTTGCGGGTCGATCTGCAACGACCGTTGCCACTGATTTCCGCGGATGCCGCCCAAATCAGGCAAATCATCATGAACCTGGTGATTAATGCTGCGGAGGCGATCGGTGATGCCGGGGGGGTGATCAGTATGACAACCGCCAGTCTTTACTGTGACAAAGCCGAGCTGGCCAGCGATTTAATCGATGCTGAGCCCCAGGCCGGTGATTATGTCAGCCTGGAGGTGGCTGATTCCGGCTGCGGAATGGACGCGCTGACCATGTCCAAACTGTTCGACCCCTTCTTCAGTACCAAATTTACCGGGCGTGGCCTGGGCCTGGCGGCCGTACTGGGGATTATCCGCAGTCACCGCGGAGTGATCAACGTGACCAGTGCTCCGGGGGAGGGGACGCTGTTCAGGGTCCTCTTGCCCGTCGCGGAAAAGCTGCCGCTGCTCCGATCCGGACCAGTACGACAGGCCGACTGGCAGGGGCGGGGCAAGGTCCTGCTGGTTGATGATGAAGAGGCTATTCGCAATATCGGCGCGGAGATGCTCAGGGAACTTGGGTTCTCCGTTCTGACCTGCAACGACGGCAAAGAGGCCCTGCAGACCTACCGCAGGGAAGAGGATATCGATTTTGTTATCCTTGATCTGACCATGCCGAAGATGGGCGGCGAACAATGCCTGCAGGAGCTGAAAAAAATCAACGAAAATGTCAAAGTGATTATTTCCAGCGGCTACAATGAGCTGGCCATTGCCAGGAAATTGGCGGATCATCGCGCCGGCGCTTTCCTGCAGAAACCCTACTTGCTGGAGTCGCTGAGCGAGTCCATCCGCAATCTGCTGGGCTGA
- a CDS encoding ABC transporter ATP-binding protein: protein MSLININNISVGYGEIQVLFDVSLEVREGEILSIVGANGAGKSTLLKTISGLLTPSQGEIVFAGETISRQPADEIVGKGLIHVPEGRRLFSLMTVLENLELGAFSPNARHRFEQNLTEVYALFPRLAERKTQLAGTLSGGEQQMVAIGRGIMAQPKVMMLDEPSLGLAPVLKKDIFAAIRKIAREYGVTIILVEQDLINSMAISDRAYVMEQGQIVLEGSSGDLLNDPHVKAAYLGV, encoded by the coding sequence ATGTCGTTGATCAACATTAACAATATCAGTGTCGGCTATGGCGAAATCCAGGTGCTGTTCGATGTTTCGCTGGAGGTGCGGGAAGGGGAGATCCTGAGTATTGTCGGTGCCAACGGCGCCGGTAAGTCGACCCTGCTCAAAACCATCTCCGGGCTGCTGACTCCAAGCCAAGGGGAAATTGTTTTTGCCGGGGAGACGATTTCGCGCCAACCCGCTGACGAGATCGTTGGAAAAGGGCTGATTCATGTCCCGGAAGGACGGCGCCTGTTTTCGCTGATGACCGTGCTGGAGAATCTGGAACTCGGTGCCTTCAGCCCCAACGCCCGCCACCGCTTTGAGCAGAACCTGACAGAGGTCTATGCCCTGTTTCCCCGCCTGGCCGAACGGAAAACCCAGTTGGCCGGGACCCTGTCCGGGGGGGAACAGCAGATGGTCGCCATCGGCCGGGGGATCATGGCCCAACCGAAGGTGATGATGCTCGACGAACCTTCCCTGGGCTTGGCACCGGTGTTGAAAAAAGATATTTTCGCGGCCATCAGGAAGATCGCCAGGGAATACGGGGTCACCATAATCCTGGTGGAGCAGGATCTGATCAACTCCATGGCGATCAGCGATCGGGCTTACGTGATGGAGCAGGGGCAAATTGTCCTTGAAGGGAGCAGCGGTGATCTGCTCAATGATCCCCATGTCAAGGCGGCCTATCTGGGCGTCTGA
- a CDS encoding ABC transporter ATP-binding protein, which produces MALLTVEKVVKQFGGLTAVNAVDMCVEKNQIVGVIGPNGAGKTTLFNCIAGAFPLTSGSILFEGQEMAGKKPYEICQLGITRTFQVVKPFASKTVLYNTMVGAFANTNVLGEARSKALEVLKILDLYEKKDVVSKNLTLPERKRLELARALATEPKLLLLDEVMAGLRPSEVTEMLPVIRRINQVGVSIIIVEHIMQAIMNLSERVYVINFGKKIAEGTPHEVLADAEVVKAYLGEQYVVDQH; this is translated from the coding sequence ATGGCGTTGCTGACAGTTGAAAAAGTGGTCAAACAGTTCGGCGGGCTGACCGCGGTCAATGCCGTCGACATGTGCGTGGAAAAAAATCAAATCGTCGGGGTGATCGGACCCAACGGGGCCGGCAAAACCACCCTGTTCAACTGCATCGCCGGGGCTTTTCCGCTGACCAGCGGCAGCATCCTTTTTGAAGGGCAGGAGATGGCCGGCAAGAAACCCTATGAGATCTGTCAGCTGGGTATTACCCGGACCTTTCAGGTGGTGAAACCCTTTGCCTCGAAAACAGTACTCTATAACACCATGGTCGGTGCCTTCGCCAATACCAATGTTCTGGGCGAAGCCCGCTCCAAAGCGTTGGAGGTGCTGAAAATTCTTGATCTGTATGAAAAAAAGGATGTGGTTTCCAAAAACCTGACCCTTCCCGAACGGAAACGCCTGGAACTGGCCCGGGCTCTGGCCACCGAGCCGAAATTGCTGCTCCTTGATGAAGTCATGGCCGGGCTGCGGCCGTCGGAAGTGACCGAAATGCTGCCGGTGATCCGGCGCATCAACCAGGTCGGGGTCAGCATCATCATTGTCGAGCACATCATGCAGGCGATCATGAATCTGTCCGAGCGGGTCTATGTCATCAACTTCGGCAAGAAGATCGCCGAAGGCACCCCCCATGAGGTCCTCGCCGATGCGGAGGTTGTCAAAGCATACCTTGGAGAGCAATATGTCGTTGATCAACATTAA
- a CDS encoding IclR family transcriptional regulator — protein sequence MPKQPSISVPQVDSVSKALQILDCFTSRTAELPLKELCLQTGLYKSRVHRLCATLLKAGYLVRSSRTNYCLGPKVLALGKTYEKTNSLRSVASFHMKQLSEETGESTVLYLLDNYKCMCLAREMGASRLIFSINEGDYSEPTPTAAGRVLLAFSDSAIVDRILATAPKTPFTSRTKTKIEDIKKDLQQIRKQGYGIDDQELEDGIAAIAAPIFDYENKLSAALAVAGPAYRFTLDYQKNILTKLLHTAEKISHLLGNV from the coding sequence ATGCCGAAACAGCCATCAATATCCGTGCCCCAGGTCGATTCCGTCAGCAAAGCGCTGCAAATCCTAGATTGTTTTACCAGTAGAACCGCCGAGCTGCCGCTGAAAGAATTGTGTCTTCAAACCGGCCTCTATAAAAGTCGGGTCCACCGGCTCTGTGCGACCCTGCTCAAAGCAGGCTATCTGGTCAGGTCGTCACGCACCAACTATTGCCTGGGGCCCAAGGTCCTGGCCTTGGGTAAAACCTACGAAAAGACCAATTCCCTGCGCTCGGTTGCGTCTTTCCATATGAAACAGCTGTCCGAAGAAACGGGTGAATCAACGGTCCTCTATCTGCTGGATAATTACAAGTGCATGTGCCTTGCCCGTGAAATGGGAGCCTCCCGCCTGATCTTTTCCATCAACGAAGGAGATTATTCAGAACCCACCCCAACCGCCGCCGGCCGAGTTCTATTGGCATTTTCCGATTCTGCCATCGTTGACCGGATTCTGGCCACGGCTCCGAAAACGCCCTTTACGTCGCGGACCAAAACCAAGATTGAAGATATCAAAAAGGATCTCCAGCAGATCAGGAAACAAGGTTACGGTATTGATGATCAGGAGTTGGAGGATGGCATAGCCGCTATTGCGGCACCGATCTTCGATTACGAGAATAAGCTGTCTGCGGCTCTGGCTGTCGCTGGCCCGGCCTATCGTTTCACCTTAGACTATCAAAAGAATATCCTGACCAAGCTCCTGCACACAGCCGAAAAAATTTCCCATCTACTGGGCAATGTATAA